cctcccacgcaaaaaagcTAATCTTGGGCTGCACCCACACATTCCAAATGCAGCTAGAAGGAAACAAAGAAGGGCAGCCCGCTTCTAGAGCAAGGTAGAGGGACTTGACCGAGAACTTTCCACTCTTTGCTTCAGTCCAAAGCACCATATCATCCACATCTCCATACACTCTCTTCTCATGAAGCCGCTCCAATAATCtttccacctcctccacctcccaatcattgaagacTCTTGAAAAATAGGGATTCCAACCCCCCCAACCCCCCTCAGCCAAGGGGTCCCAGATATCCGCCACCCACACTCCCTTATCAATAGACAAAGCAAACAAGGAAGGGAATGACACACACAAAGGGGAATCCCCGcaccatctatccctccaaaatctcacccttCGCCCATTATCTACAAGGAATAAAATCCTAAAGCCCACAAAATCCCAGTTCATCCTTATTCCTTTCCAAAGCCCCACACCATGcgcctctctcacttcccgagAGCACCATCCCCCTCTTTTTTCcccatacttccctctaatcacttgattccacaaggcctctctctcatttgcgAAACGCCAATTCCATTTACAAAGAAGAGCCTTATTGAGATTGGATAGACATTGGACCCCCACACCCCCTTTCTCCTTACTTAAGCACACCAACTCTCATCTTACTAAATGTGGCTTTCAcgccaaattaccatctccccaaagaaaatccctttgaatttgctCTAGTCTCTATCTAACTGAGCTTGGCAAGCGCAAcaaggacataaaataaatgggtAAATTTGACAAAGTGCTTCGAATTAGAGTCGCCCTCCCTTCCTTGGAtatgtattgtctcttccacatagccaacCTAATTGATGTTACATGTGCAAAAATGAGGAAGAATCGGTTGATCATTTAATTCTCCATTACCCTAAAGCCAATATCCTGTGACAActtgttttctctctttttggagTTGTTTGGGTGATGCACTCCATGATAAGAGGAAATCTTTTGAGTTGGCATGCATCTTTCAtggggaaaaaatggaaaaaaacttGGATTGTTGCCCCCTTTGTACTTGTTTTGGATGCTATGTAAGAAAAGGAACATGAGGTCTTTTGAAGATTCGGAACAATCAGATAAGAAAATCAAATCCTATTTCATAAGTACTTTTTTTGGAATGGATTAGAGCGTAAATAGGCGACCATTCTTTGTCAATGATTGACTTTGTTGATTGGCTCGGCTTAAAGTAAGGAGAGGGagatttatttttgtgtttttctccTTTATAAGCACGCCTTTGGTGGGTGTCGTATGTATACACCTTGCATATGTTGCTGCACCTTTTACTTAGGTGTCTTTAATATATGTTCACTACTTGCCTATCACAAAAAATGGAGTGGGGTGGGGGGCTCAATGCTCCTACCCATACCAATGCATAGTAGCATATATACTATTTCAGCAACACATACAACAATATACAATTTTTATCCTGTTAAGGAGACAAGTGAGAGCAGCAAAGTAGACACTGTCATCTCTCGATTCTATGGCATAAATTTAGTTATTTTGCCTATTTTATCAATGTAAagttaataaatgaaataaaccaaacttatcaaaaaataaataaatgaaataagccAAAATGTAATGGGTATACAAtagcttcttttttattttttttctgaatcATTCTATTACTAAAGGCTTCTCTCTTTAAGACAACAACATACAGCTAAAATCTATTTGCTTTCACCCCATTTAGAATAAAAATCCATGAATATTTACCATTCACTGCATCAGGCACCGTGTAGTCCACCACAATCAAATTTGGATATTCATCAACTACAGAAGCAAGAATGTTTTCTCTTCCAGATGGGCCATGCAATTTAATCTCTTTTCCACACACTTCCACAGTTTGGCCAGATTCCTCTGCACAGCTAAATGATACAGGAACAAGGTGAAGTCCTGCAGAAACGGCTGCTTGGATAACAGCCTTCCCCATTTTTCCAGTACAACCATTCACCTGCAAAAGATCACAGTAACCACAAAGCATTAGATGCATCAACTAGACTTCTTGAACagataaaacatcaaatttaTGTCAAGAAATGAAGAGTGACAGCATGGACTAAACGCATTGCTGCAATGGACAATGACAAAGGAAGAAAACCAGGCAATATGCCAACTTGGTAATTGACTTACCGAGCAATGCAACTGGGGCAACCAACTATGGGAACAATGATCTAATTTGTTAACAAGATATTACTTGTTTTACTGTCTGGTAACATTAAATGCGTAAGGATTTTAATTGGAGAAACTGTAATGGCAGAATTTCATAATGTCCTCCATCCGTGTTCCAGATGTCATCAGAACCTCAGATGGTCATTGTTCCTAATTATTGTAAACCTACAATTACTCAACTATGACAACAAATAGCTACAGTAGCCCCGTGGTCATGCCATTCCTCAAATTGTTTgtgtgaataaaaaaaagacaacaaaaaaaaaagagaaagtaaAGATGTAACCCACATAAAAAGAAGACAGATTAACTACATCAGATAAATGTACAGCTGTCTCATACTGATCAGCATATCATGGGGAAAATAAGCCCATCCAATCTCACATCTATTCAATGCACCAACAAAATTGTAAACAATGGGAAGAAATTAGTTTTCAGTTTACAACAGAGACAGAAACAATGCATCAGCTAGCTAGGCCTGTGCCATTTCACACTAGATTGGATTCGAACTCATTAAACTAAACAAAATTCAACATAAACACTGCTAATCCTAATGCCGAAAAAaagcatttcaatttttccagTAATAGCTTACCCACAAAAAAGCTTAATACCAAAGTTACATACATGTGACTAATAAGGTCACACCATAACTGGTAGTAGCTATATAAATAGATTGAAACTATAGATATGCAATATCACACTTTTGCTCACCACGGTTCAgattgtgtggcgggaaagaaatgcaaggatttctTAGGGTAAGTAAGGACTTCAGAGATGCCATGGGCTCTAATTTGTTTCTATTTCTCATTTTAGGCCTCTTCTACTACAGCATTCAAGGACACTCTTCTCAATATTATTAAGCTCCATTGTCATTCGGTGTGAAAATCAGAAGGGCTTGGATAGCAAGGAGTGGAGTGATGATTCGGTTTCCTTTTGAAGGAGATCTGTTAACCCCTTTGGAGTGACGAGTTGCTTTATATTGTATAAGCTCATGTGATACTATTTCAATGTGTAGATCTCGTCAGCATATTGGAGAAGGTTCacctaactatttttttttatcattttctgtAAATTTGGAAAGGATCCCTCGATTGGAAGGGGGAAAAAAGTGTACTTTTTTATAAGCCATGAAAGAGTGAAATACTGCATTCAGTTAGAGATGAAAGACATTATACATCAATTCCTGGTTACCATGATTGGGAGGCCGAGGTTTTGCGAACCAGCCGAAGGTTTTTCTAGATGTTGGATTGGTGGGGTCGACATGGACAATATCCGGATTGCCGATCTCCGCCTTCCAAAAACAGCACTACTCCGCCTTCTACCTCCAGAGAACAGCGCGGTACTATTCTGCCTTCTACCTCCAGATAACAGCGCTACGTTATCTCGTTGAAATGTGTTTGCTGGAACTCTAAGAAACAATGCCATTATCTGTGCGAAGATCACCAACAAAATTAATCAATCGAAGAGCAAACAAAACACATCAAAACTGACAAGAGCTAAAAAAAGCCAATAACAAGACATCCATTCAACAAATGCGGGCAGTTCCAAGAAATCTACATACAGCTATGGTGAAATTATGAGGTTGGGAATCGAATCTAGGACAAAGAAAGGATTGAAGTGGATTCGGAGAGAatgaaatgagaagaaatggAATCCAGAGGGGGAACTCCTTGATTGAGATCGAAGAATAAGAAGAAACCCTACCTCTAAAAGAGCCCAGCCCTCCGGGAGTGAGGCCGCTTGACTGTGGAGATGACTGCTGTCAGATTGtgaaatgataatttttagaaattatcaACCATAAATGCCTTTTAAAATACTCCTCTCGtgtttaaagaagaaaaaaaaatgaaacattttaataattaaaaacaaaaaatgatatctaatgaatataaaatatatatagagaaatattatattttttagagaACGAATATAGTATGACaagtgaatttttctttccaaaaaaaaaaaaaaagtgtaaaatgaaaaatattatatttttatatttatttttcaaacaactattttttaataatattttttaaaagtaatttccTCTTTACCTTCTCCTCTCCATTTTACCATCCTCTAAATTTCACTTTAAGACTTTCTATTTTCGTTCAAAATTCTCGCTTTGCGGTTTAAGTTTCTTTCGTTAATTGACGGAAACCATTTGGGGCTCTTCCTTTTCACATTGAAGCAGTGAATAGTTCTCCATCTCCGTCTTCTCCTCCGCAGTGGTGTCCGAATGGCGTCGTTTCCTGCTGCTCAGCGTCTCTTTCACGCCCACACCTTCCGCTCATGTTCACCCCTCACAAATCGTCCAGCCATTTCATCGTTATCTTACAAACCACTCTCATTTTCCTCATCCATGACAGgtcgattttttattttatttttctcatttattcatttgatttgtttttttctatccCGAATATTTTGGATTGTTACTGGTTTTGTCTTGTGTAGGTTTTGTAATTCATGGCTTATCTAATgttcaaaatttttgttttacttgtttttcCTGGCAACCAAACGGGAATTAACTTTCATAGTAACCATGCGTATTCCAATTCTAGGATTTGGCCAAGCGGGTATTgcaattgagttgaaggatcgTGGCTCATTTGTACAAACTGCGGCTGTTCGGCATTTGATGGGATCTCTTACCAGAGCTGAAGGTCTTCGCTTCGCTGTGGTCAGTTTCTCTATTCCTCCCCAGTTTTtgcctttcattttcatttcttctgtCTATGCTTGCGATTCCATGAAGCTCCGTTACTGCTTTACTATGAATTTGAGAAATTCAGCTGGTGAACACACGAATAAAGTATATATCTAGAAGTAcctttaatggtttttttttggaggaaaaAGTTGGAGCAAGTTTTGGTTTCAAATAGCCCTCGAGCATTTcgaaaaatacaatttttaattttaatttttttaattttcaaagttgGATCAAGACTACttcgaaagaaaaaaaaggtttatcTGACTATGCCTAAGAGCCCTAATGTGCCATCTGCAAGACCAAATACCAGTATGAATCCAGGTCAGAATGTAGTATTTGCATTTATCATTTGATCCTGTCTTTAACCTCTACTTTTTGAGAAAGTAACCCTTCTATGGATCTCTGAACTCCGGATAGGAAAGGGgaagaaggaaaggaaagaaaaaaaaagggaaagagtaAAATAAAAGCTGACCCCAGgaaatattttcttcactttttcctCAATTATTCTCACATTTTCTGTAACCAAAACATGGGGAGATTCAAAGTGTTTTGGTCTTTCCAAGATCCAAACTGAGCCAAAAGCAAAATGCTCAAATATGTTTAAAGAggaaactgattttttttatttcataggGGACATTGAAGCCTCAAGTTTTTAGTTTGGCTTCTTATTTTTGCTCTTTTGGTGTGTGATTCTTAGAGCTTAGTTAAGCATGACATATGTTGTaagatttattttgatattttatatacgTCACATAAGTTATGCTTTTTAATGCTTATTTGATTGGTTCTCATTGTTGCAATTTGATCACAATACTATTTTCCACTCCAAAGGTTGTAGCACGGTTTAACGAGATTGTGACGAAGCTGCTGTTAGAGGGGGCTTTGGAAACTTTCAAGAGATATTCAGTTAAAGAAGAAGACATAGATGTGAGTAGTTACCAACTGTGAATAgaacatttctttttctttgttatgaGTGCCTgtgtatgtatgtgtgtgttgtctattgttattattatcactGTTTGTTACGGTTACATAACAAATAGTGTTCTTAGCCTTGATTCTTAGTTACTTCGGCATCTTCTCCTCTTAATGTTGTAGCTGATTGAACTCTGGCTTGTTTTTCTTCAGAGGCTGAGTTTCTATTTATTGGTCTATCAATGCCTTTACATGCATCAGATAGCCAGAGGATCACATTTTTTTATGCCTCATCACTCCCAAAAGATATTGGCCTGTTATCCTATATGCAGGTTTTTTCTTTGGCCTTTTTGGtggtgggtgtataggtttgtataccttgagtcgcttTTTTAGCGCctctttatatatgaaattctctctacttataaaaaataaaaaataaaaaatcctataTGCAGGTTTGATTATGGACAACCTAAAAGTTGAATAATGAGGGGAAAAAGATCAGCAGATCTGGTTGCAAACTCACAAATCTTAGGACTGCACATGTAGAAAGCCTTTTGGTTTTCATTGTTCTGAAAACACGGTCATAGCCTTGTAGGTGATTGTTTGGGATTGATTCATTGGTAGACCGTTAGACAACTGCGGCAAAAGTGCAAAGGATTTCATATCTTCTGATGGTTAAACTTTCCTGCAATCTTAATTTTGTTCAGCTATGTTTTGACAAAGTTTCAtcatttttgttctttcttcGTCAGGTTGTGTGGGTTCCTGGAAGTTTTGAAATTGGTGTTGTTGCAGAAAGGCTTGGGAAGTCTAAGAAATATCAAGCAATTTTGTGTATTGGAGCTGTGGTATGATCTGTCTATTCACAAAATCTAATACGATTTTCAGCTTTGCCGaatgttttacttttattatcTGGTCATGTTGGTTGCTCGCCACCTTCCTTTTTGCATATGCATATTTTTACAGACTAGAATGTATAGATGTTTAGGCTAGTGCTGGTCTAACTGTCTATGCATGTCTAATCGATCATCTCAAGTTGGATACATTTCTTCTCTTGATTCAATGACTTACCATTTGACACACTGTCATGTGCCTGTACATGCATTTCATGATGTTATATAATGTCTCAGATCAAATCTCATGAGTTGATGTTTTCTACTTAAGAAAATCCTACACTTCTGGTTGATCATATTCCCTTACTCCATTCTCTTGAGTTGTGCAGTTATGATTTTAAGTACAAGACTTGAATATGATGCTAACTCATCATGCATAAAGTCATCTAGACCCTACACAAAATGGGTTTGTCAGTGGCAGCCATGGCAGAGAACACTAGTTATTTCAACCAGGCTGCTCATGTAGAGCCTCATCATATTTAAACTCTGCACTATCTTAAAACCAATGCACTGAGCATATGTTTGTAGAAAGCTCATGTGTTATACTTCTGTTGTTTCCTTGTAGAAAATTATCTTGATCCCACGAGTTACTTTCACACAAATTCTTTTATCTTGGATCCTTGTCatgtattattttaaatcatcatcTCTCCTCTGTGGCTCTGCTTTAGTTAACATGACCTCAACATATCCACCTTTGAAGCAAGCCTTCTTCTGTTCAGTGCATACTGTTACGATTGTCACATCTGTTGTATCTCTTCACATTACATGTGCACAGGaagtatttttttgtttttctcttctctttgaTGAGCCTAGTCTGTTCATGTTGATGGCCCTAATCCATGAACCATTTTTGTTGTCAGTAGATAAGAGGTGATACTTCCCACTATGATGCCGTTGCTAATTCAGCAGCATCTGGAGTGCTCTCAGCTGGTCTGAATTCAGGTTAGTATTCAGTTGAGGGTTGGTatcaaaattacttttttttggCCTTCACATGAAAATAGTAGATGTCGGATTCAAAATCTGCAATCATTTAGGAATATTTCGACTCTAGTATGCAGATATTTCATCTCCTTGTCCATTGTGTAAAGACAAGAGTCTTGTGGGAGTTGCTTTTTGCCCTTTTTGGGTGTCTTGGGTGCTACTATACTCGGTAAGAGAGACTCTATTAGGGTGGCATAAATCATTTGTGGACAGGAAGCACAGAAAGGTGTGGAGAGCGGGATCATTATGTTTGTTTCAAATAGTTTGGAAGGCAAGAAATAGAATTGCCTTTGAGGGGGAAGAGCTCTCAATCCAAAGTCTAAAAAGTGAACTTTTTATTTGTTGTCTTTGATCGGAAGCAAAGGGGCGTATAGATGATGTTCCTCTAACTCTTTTTAGGTTTCTAGATTGGTTGGGTCCTTGGTGAGGGTGGGCTGGCTTAgttcctttttattttgtaacttgGTTTATCGTGGTGTTTGTTGGTGGTAGCTGTATACGTTTTGTATACCATGGGTTGCTATTTTGGCGGCcctttttaatgtatttttctttttgcctgtaaaaaaaataaataaataagtagtgCATGGGAGGGATGAGTAAGCCAATGTGAGcttgaaaatatgtttggttctagaaAAAGTTATTGAAAGGGTGTAAAATAACAAGTTCCATACCATCTGTAATTTAATTCTGACATATAGCAGCATGTGAGTGCAAAGAAGGTGGACAAGTcctatagaaaaaaaagaagaaagtgtATGATGGATGGCACATATCTCACAACTTTCAGCAGTAACGAACATGGATGTGGATCTTTAAATTGGCCTTACCCTGAAGGTGGGGTTCCATCTTATAATGTTACCTTTCTTGGCTGAATGACTTAACATGGGAAAGACTTGTATCAATGTTATATGCCTGTGGCAAACAAATTATAGCACATTTCCTAttaagaaggggaaaaaaattactGCACCGTAGCTCATGCTCTAATAAATTTAGTTCTCCAATTGCACATTTACCATTTGGTTGGTGATATTGCAATTAATATCATTCTATCATTGCTCTGTCTCAGATTTAGCATATATTTGATTTCCTAATGAAAattgatgaatttttctttatgaTGTTGAAGGAGTTCCATGCATATTCGGTGTCCTGACCTGTGATGATATGGATCAGGTAAGAGCTTGTTATGCACACATTACTTGAACTTGGTACAtggcttcttcttttttttctcaatagGAGCACTGGGCATTGCTTCATTCTCTTACAATTCAACCCAGAGAGTAGGCTTAGTTTGTTGAATTCTGGTTTTATTTCTTCTCCCCTTGATTATTGTTGCTTTTTATCTCCAAGTTTTGaatgtcaaaatatttattctctGGGTGGCTATGGCTGTGCTGCATGGATAATCTTGCTTGGATGCTATTTATGACTATTCCTGTGATGATTATTGCAGGCTTTAAATCGGTCTGGTGGAAAATCTGGGAATAAAGGTGCAGAGGCTGCTTTGACAGCTGTAAGTTGATTTTGGAATAATGGAATGATGCATGATTGTTTTTTTATGGACTTGGCTTTTACTTGTTTTATTGCCAGAACCAGAATCTCCTTTTTATTGTtactatttcttatttatttattattttttaggaaaaaagaaattctGAAAACTGAGCGCTAAAAAGATGAGATATCCTTCATGCATATATagcaaatattttaatatctcAAGTTGTTCCCCACTGAAAgcagaaagaaaagagaaatacCAGAAATGAGCCTGCATCTTGAGGAGTTTGAATAGATGGCACAATTTTATGGTGAGCATTAGAATGCCTCAAGTTGTTCCTGGCTAAGGGCAGAAAGaaaaagtaccaaaaaatgaacCTACATCCTGAGGAGTTGTTTGGATGGCCATGTAAAGCCAGGCTAAAAGAAAGTGCTTTGGAGATAATTGCTTGAAGTATAAAACATTTACAAGGTATATGCTTATGCCTTGGTTTGGCATGTCGTagacaaggatgaaaatatcggtaattacggatatatcggtatttcgattttacggatatatcggatatatcagagatatagcggtggatattttgacataaaatatcggTAGACTTAAAATTGaccaaaacttataaaaatataaaataaaacttttagaaatgaaattaaactataatagatattttaaagttattttattaaataaattaatgtatgtatatataatattgtacgtgtcaataaaaaatataaatttgataagtgtatattgattattaaattatattaaatattttttattattatattgtgatatttgattataatatatttcggtggatattttgacacaaaatatccataaacctaaaattgatcaaaacttataaaaatataaaataaaacttttagaaatgaaattaaaaacataatagacattttaaagttttttttttttaataaattgatatatatatatatataatattgtacatgttaataaaaaatataaatttgataagtgtatattgattattaaaatatataaaatattatttgatgataatattgtgattataatatgtttaattttaaaatctatttaatattaaaattatgatatattataaaataaatgatgataaatgtataaatttttaatatattaataatattaaaaatactatgaataaaattatgatatatttttattaatcaattaaatgaaaatttttcatttaattattaaatagttataattaatttgttatttaaagtgttttttttaatattttatttatatcctaagttttaatatatatttctttagtgcATACTATTTATCAAAGGGCACGTTTGCCCTAGTGGAGCAGGGGATGCTCTTTGAACCTTTTGTTGGGGGTTCAAATCCCCCTAATAGCAGGAA
This region of Vitis vinifera cultivar Pinot Noir 40024 chromosome 5, ASM3070453v1 genomic DNA includes:
- the LOC100243902 gene encoding 6,7-dimethyl-8-ribityllumazine synthase, chloroplastic isoform X1, giving the protein MASFPAAQRLFHAHTFRSCSPLTNRPAISSLSYKPLSFSSSMTGFGQAGIAIELKDRGSFVQTAAVRHLMGSLTRAEGLRFAVVVARFNEIVTKLLLEGALETFKRYSVKEEDIDVVWVPGSFEIGVVAERLGKSKKYQAILCIGAVIRGDTSHYDAVANSAASGVLSAGLNSGVPCIFGVLTCDDMDQALNRSGGKSGNKGAEAALTAIEMASLFEHHLIQ
- the LOC100243902 gene encoding 6,7-dimethyl-8-ribityllumazine synthase, chloroplastic isoform X2, with protein sequence MASFPAAQRLFHAHTFRSCSPLTNRPAISSLSYKPLSFSSSMTGFGQAGIAIELKDRGSFVQTAAVRHLMGSLTRAEGLRFAVVVARFNEIVTKLLLEGALETFKRYSVKEEDIDVVWVPGSFEIGVVAERLGKSKKYQAILCIGAVIRGDTSHYDAVANSAASGVLSAGLNSGFKSVWWKIWE